A DNA window from Myxococcus xanthus contains the following coding sequences:
- a CDS encoding DUF2326 domain-containing protein, translating to MKLSRIYSNRPAVFGPVDFLPGLSVVFAEIRLPQNRTKDTHNLGKTTLGRLVDFCLLSGRDPRFFLFKHRQMFDGFVFLIEIELLDGSYVTVRRGVSEPTKVAFKRHHARSQNYAELPVAQWDHVDVPFERAKDLLDGILDLRAISPWSYRRALGYLLRTQDDYRDVFQLRNGHKHVDWKPFLAHVLGFNSAFVEGLYRKEAELSEKQSTVQAIRAEIGSSVEDVSKVEGMLLLKQKEAEKKQGLLNAFDFRGADKERTRAIADDVDARIAVLNAERYSLAHAKRKIDASLEEEQVLFDPDDAQRLFAEVGVTFPGQLKKDYEQLISFNRAITDERRQYLQEERIEIEASLKRVAAELAELGRRRSEMLAFLTGTDVFAKYRRVSEELVGLNADITSLERQRGYLHRLQEMRTEIRTLTDEKGRLQTEVEKDVEVQNSDGNSLFSSIRIYFSEIVEDVIDRKALLSVAPNQQGHLEFRAEILDESGNATSADLGHTYRKLLCVAFDMAVLRAGLDKRAPRFVYHDGVFESLDDRKKTNLLAVMRKYANIGLQFVVTLIDSELPARAESDGPMFADGEIVLRLHDEGPEGRLFKMAAW from the coding sequence ATGAAACTCTCTAGGATTTATTCGAATCGCCCGGCTGTTTTTGGGCCAGTTGATTTCTTGCCTGGTCTGAGTGTTGTATTTGCGGAAATTCGACTGCCGCAGAATCGCACGAAGGATACGCACAATCTGGGCAAGACCACGTTGGGGCGGCTTGTGGATTTTTGTCTGCTCTCCGGTCGGGATCCGAGATTCTTCCTTTTTAAGCATCGGCAGATGTTTGATGGTTTTGTGTTCTTGATCGAAATAGAGTTGCTCGACGGTTCATATGTGACGGTGCGGCGCGGTGTGAGTGAGCCTACGAAAGTTGCCTTCAAACGGCATCATGCTCGTTCGCAGAACTATGCGGAGTTGCCAGTTGCGCAATGGGACCATGTTGATGTTCCTTTCGAGCGAGCGAAGGACTTGCTTGATGGTATTCTGGATTTGCGAGCAATTAGTCCGTGGAGTTATAGGAGGGCGCTTGGCTATTTGCTGAGGACTCAGGATGACTACCGTGATGTTTTTCAGCTTCGAAACGGCCATAAACATGTGGACTGGAAGCCGTTTCTTGCTCATGTCCTTGGGTTTAATTCTGCATTTGTTGAGGGGCTTTATAGAAAAGAGGCAGAGCTTTCTGAAAAGCAATCGACCGTGCAGGCCATTCGAGCGGAGATCGGTAGCTCTGTTGAGGATGTTAGCAAGGTTGAGGGGATGCTCCTCTTGAAGCAGAAGGAGGCCGAGAAGAAGCAAGGGCTGCTTAATGCCTTTGATTTTCGAGGCGCGGACAAGGAGAGAACTAGAGCTATTGCTGATGATGTTGATGCGCGAATCGCTGTGCTTAATGCTGAGCGCTATTCGCTGGCGCATGCGAAGAGGAAAATCGATGCGTCACTGGAAGAGGAACAAGTCCTTTTTGATCCGGATGACGCTCAGCGGCTCTTTGCTGAGGTGGGAGTGACGTTTCCGGGACAGTTGAAGAAGGACTACGAGCAGTTGATTTCGTTTAATCGGGCGATCACCGACGAGCGCCGACAATATCTGCAAGAAGAACGAATTGAAATTGAAGCCTCGCTGAAGAGGGTGGCGGCCGAGCTCGCTGAACTTGGAAGGCGACGGTCTGAGATGCTGGCGTTTCTTACGGGTACTGATGTCTTCGCGAAATATCGACGGGTCTCCGAGGAACTCGTCGGTTTGAATGCGGACATCACGTCGCTTGAGCGCCAGCGCGGCTATCTTCATCGTCTGCAGGAGATGCGTACAGAGATTCGAACCCTTACTGATGAGAAGGGGCGGTTGCAAACTGAGGTCGAAAAGGACGTTGAGGTGCAGAACTCGGATGGGAATAGTTTGTTTTCGTCAATCCGTATTTACTTTAGCGAAATCGTCGAAGACGTTATCGACCGTAAAGCGCTTCTCAGTGTCGCTCCGAACCAGCAAGGGCACCTGGAGTTTCGAGCGGAGATTCTTGATGAGTCTGGCAACGCGACGAGTGCTGACTTGGGGCATACCTACAGAAAGCTCTTGTGCGTCGCGTTCGATATGGCGGTGCTTCGCGCTGGTCTCGATAAAAGGGCGCCTCGGTTCGTGTATCACGATGGGGTCTTTGAGTCGCTAGATGACCGGAAGAAGACCAACTTGCTTGCGGTTATGCGCAAGTATGCGAATATTGGACTTCAATTTGTTGTCACGCTTATTGATTCTGAGCTTCCGGCGAGAGCCGAGAGCGATGGGCCAATGTTTGCCGACGGGGAAATTGTACTCAGGCTCCATGATGAAGGACCTGAAGGTCGGCTTTTCAAGATGGCTGCTTGGTAG
- a CDS encoding ATP-binding protein codes for MSIPITSTSAYTYQYEAGVWFFLLHAEEPALALVNEPRGGEDAEATFPAKSWKVEIQSKSERGDLDLTLLLEWLWKFPDREASNSLLERLLSNPQSSALIVAGGRCTDSIRRLVSDGTNTVGERERGLERAEAGEFLRKVSDVTGLPAGTDLEKKRLTHRSTLSLNYNDVFRLTRRIHIFEGVTRERIQAECRRLLVLNRVPASQADHVFRRMVDYVREKVPDRDDVAPGLRKILYESAGSRVFNEEAEHIERPEERTLLDRLRDKRVLLLTGPSRCGKTFLAKWLAQAQQNRGFEIRRGDPQEATRFLLLAGEFDRLFIIENAFEQAAASGTVRQTWEAVEQVIRELPEHCLLIVTASKESLRDMLDADGIPTPMEGFPWVDLTVRDPALANRIWQKHAELAGLSEVERERYSAHLRALVPDFLVQPGQLRHLARNFPKGETRLEDLDSKARVNAIALAAEVRPTAEMARLVRALGISTTAMRPIHLDDLAFLMTDRKDRPGLDKSNVGGLLSSESEPPFPTYSPPPRLPEPYSDLLDDLERRGWIRRDGDLLLFAHPDYEEAARSLLAPLPQGQRRDLWSMLERATAGLGVNAAPTATRGLARLFEKYTAEDDRQRLLRIGLDALHSIFPAVSDEALLFLLFQHSRLDKSDQAMVWRWLANGGRSGALVSFHGGQAWFPPHRSWDEMFRDQMHGGDALSPTELDTPEKVWRALQGPTTLAVVEHGLRFPEVFIRAKAAKRYMSLASQESERTWNAILGDHPLVLAAAFKGAILSWPSYSPELRQFFLEGLTRAASVPIGAAGISWMMWHFEFEGEEGSAKDQGERWRLWGALLPTVLDAAPPLRLTLGEDTIYGFFHNARKYLSQDVQRNICWAWLRWVKRGLRETLPAGDTLAVADFLLEVVPTDSTERGSLLPELLQHEDTGFTLINVRAFIEHWDNLLPAERDAVLALVNEARGDRQWIRAVALTSRFVPPSLVEAICGRADGLGLSPAELEKIVSPETFMRCLEVSFGNPQPLWWLGLQGGIHPVWRAAAGHVRSLPTHAAFESAWRAAYSVGDEAPEVLLQQWQSLCAGTKPEDLQPLFEVLMSLTATINMDFHEYWSALWHQGSSDEQRAIWSERLADQLEELCRFWSPPKLFEGESLFSMVLARVQPDSTFLVAMLKLRESVEGFIELVTVTYSSPEKTPRLIWTHDLVLERLKQVGSEKDLQKQVSAARDAAFNRRTKLFREERVIDGEDWTYIHRATGRASDKPKGSSE; via the coding sequence ATGTCGATCCCCATCACGAGCACTTCCGCCTATACGTACCAATACGAAGCGGGCGTTTGGTTCTTTCTGCTCCATGCAGAAGAGCCTGCGCTGGCGCTGGTGAATGAGCCGCGAGGGGGCGAGGATGCGGAAGCCACGTTTCCGGCCAAATCCTGGAAGGTGGAAATCCAGAGTAAGAGCGAGCGAGGTGACCTGGACCTTACCCTTCTGCTGGAGTGGCTGTGGAAATTCCCCGACCGAGAGGCTTCCAATTCGCTCCTTGAGCGGTTGCTCTCCAATCCGCAGAGCAGCGCGCTAATTGTCGCGGGTGGGCGGTGCACCGATTCCATCCGGCGGCTGGTCTCCGACGGCACGAATACGGTAGGCGAGCGTGAGCGCGGGCTCGAACGAGCGGAAGCGGGTGAGTTCCTGCGGAAGGTCTCTGACGTCACCGGACTGCCGGCAGGAACCGATCTGGAGAAGAAGCGCCTCACCCATCGTTCGACCCTGAGCCTGAACTACAACGATGTCTTTCGGCTCACACGGCGCATCCACATCTTCGAGGGAGTGACGCGCGAGCGCATCCAGGCCGAATGCCGGCGGTTGCTCGTCCTGAATCGCGTGCCGGCGAGCCAGGCCGACCATGTGTTCCGGCGGATGGTGGACTACGTCCGTGAGAAGGTCCCCGACCGCGATGACGTGGCCCCCGGGCTCCGGAAGATTCTGTATGAGAGCGCCGGGTCGCGCGTCTTCAACGAAGAGGCGGAGCACATCGAGAGGCCGGAAGAGAGGACGCTGCTCGACAGGCTGCGGGACAAGCGCGTTCTTCTGCTCACCGGCCCAAGTCGGTGCGGAAAGACCTTCCTTGCCAAGTGGCTCGCCCAAGCTCAGCAGAATCGGGGGTTCGAAATCCGGCGGGGAGATCCTCAGGAGGCCACCCGCTTCCTTCTTCTTGCGGGTGAATTTGATCGCCTGTTCATCATCGAAAATGCATTCGAGCAGGCGGCCGCGTCGGGAACCGTCCGTCAGACCTGGGAGGCGGTGGAGCAGGTGATCCGCGAGCTGCCGGAGCACTGCCTGCTCATTGTCACAGCGTCAAAGGAGTCGCTGCGCGACATGCTGGACGCAGACGGTATTCCGACTCCGATGGAGGGGTTCCCCTGGGTAGATCTCACGGTTCGGGATCCCGCGCTCGCGAACCGGATCTGGCAGAAGCACGCGGAACTCGCCGGACTTTCTGAGGTGGAGCGCGAGCGGTACTCCGCACACCTGCGCGCACTCGTTCCTGACTTCCTCGTGCAGCCGGGGCAACTGCGGCACCTTGCCCGCAACTTTCCCAAAGGCGAGACACGCCTGGAGGACTTGGACAGCAAAGCGCGTGTCAACGCTATCGCGCTGGCGGCCGAGGTTCGTCCCACGGCGGAGATGGCCCGGCTCGTGCGTGCGCTCGGCATCAGCACGACCGCGATGCGGCCAATCCATCTGGATGACCTAGCCTTTCTCATGACGGACCGAAAAGACCGGCCGGGGCTCGACAAGTCGAATGTCGGCGGACTCCTCTCGTCCGAGAGCGAGCCCCCCTTTCCAACCTACTCGCCTCCGCCGCGGTTGCCCGAGCCGTATTCCGATCTTCTCGATGACTTGGAGCGCAGAGGTTGGATCCGCCGCGACGGAGATCTCCTCCTCTTCGCGCATCCGGATTACGAGGAGGCCGCCCGTAGTCTGTTGGCGCCGTTGCCCCAAGGGCAACGGCGTGACCTATGGTCGATGCTGGAGCGGGCCACTGCGGGGCTCGGGGTGAACGCCGCGCCAACGGCGACGCGGGGGCTTGCGCGCCTGTTCGAGAAATACACGGCGGAGGACGACCGGCAGCGGCTTCTTCGGATCGGGCTCGACGCGTTGCACTCAATTTTTCCTGCGGTTTCGGACGAAGCTCTCCTGTTCCTGCTGTTTCAACATTCGCGGTTGGACAAATCCGACCAAGCGATGGTCTGGAGATGGCTCGCCAACGGCGGACGAAGTGGCGCCTTGGTGTCCTTTCATGGAGGGCAGGCGTGGTTCCCGCCGCACAGGTCTTGGGACGAGATGTTCCGCGACCAAATGCACGGGGGCGATGCTCTCTCGCCCACCGAGCTTGATACACCCGAAAAGGTGTGGAGGGCGCTCCAAGGTCCCACCACCCTTGCGGTGGTTGAGCACGGCCTGCGCTTCCCGGAGGTCTTCATCCGAGCGAAAGCCGCGAAGCGGTATATGTCGCTCGCCTCGCAGGAATCGGAGAGAACGTGGAACGCGATACTTGGTGACCACCCGCTCGTGCTCGCTGCCGCGTTCAAGGGAGCGATCCTCAGCTGGCCGTCCTATTCCCCGGAGTTGCGGCAATTCTTCCTGGAGGGACTCACGCGGGCGGCATCCGTCCCGATCGGCGCTGCGGGGATCTCCTGGATGATGTGGCACTTCGAGTTCGAAGGTGAAGAGGGATCAGCCAAGGACCAGGGCGAGCGGTGGCGGCTGTGGGGCGCGCTGCTACCAACGGTTCTGGACGCCGCGCCGCCGCTTCGCTTGACGCTCGGCGAGGACACCATCTACGGGTTTTTCCACAACGCCCGGAAGTATCTGTCCCAGGATGTCCAGCGTAACATTTGCTGGGCTTGGCTCCGTTGGGTGAAGAGGGGTTTGAGGGAAACGCTCCCCGCCGGGGACACGCTCGCGGTCGCTGACTTCCTGCTCGAGGTCGTTCCAACGGACTCGACTGAGCGTGGGTCGTTGCTCCCCGAGTTGTTGCAGCACGAGGACACCGGGTTCACGCTGATTAACGTCAGGGCATTCATCGAGCACTGGGACAACCTGTTGCCTGCCGAGCGTGATGCCGTGCTTGCTCTGGTGAACGAGGCGCGAGGGGATCGGCAGTGGATCCGCGCAGTCGCCCTGACGAGTCGGTTCGTGCCTCCCTCTCTGGTGGAGGCGATTTGCGGGCGGGCGGATGGGCTCGGCTTGTCACCGGCGGAGCTGGAGAAGATCGTTTCACCGGAAACCTTCATGCGTTGCCTCGAGGTCTCTTTCGGGAATCCGCAACCTCTGTGGTGGCTGGGATTGCAGGGCGGCATCCACCCGGTCTGGCGCGCCGCGGCTGGTCACGTCCGCTCCCTGCCAACGCACGCGGCGTTCGAGAGCGCCTGGCGCGCCGCGTACTCCGTGGGAGACGAGGCGCCTGAGGTGCTCCTGCAGCAGTGGCAGTCTCTGTGCGCGGGGACAAAACCAGAGGATCTGCAGCCGCTCTTTGAGGTGCTCATGAGCCTGACGGCCACCATCAACATGGACTTCCATGAGTATTGGTCGGCGTTGTGGCACCAAGGGTCTTCGGACGAACAGCGGGCCATCTGGAGCGAGCGACTCGCCGATCAGTTGGAGGAGCTGTGTCGATTCTGGAGCCCGCCGAAACTCTTCGAGGGCGAATCTCTTTTCAGCATGGTTCTGGCTCGGGTCCAGCCCGACAGTACCTTTCTCGTGGCGATGCTCAAACTTCGGGAATCAGTCGAAGGCTTCATCGAGCTCGTCACGGTGACTTATTCATCTCCTGAAAAAACGCCTCGCCTGATCTGGACTCACGACCTCGTGCTGGAGCGCCTGAAGCAGGTTGGCTCCGAAAAGGACCTCCAGAAGCAGGTCAGCGCAGCCCGCGACGCCGCGTTCAATCGACGGACGAAGTTGTTTCGCGAGGAGCGCGTCATCGACGGGGAGGACTGGACTTACATCCACCGAGCGACGGGGCGGGCCTCGGACAAGCCGAAAGGTTCGTCCGAGTAG
- a CDS encoding ABC-three component system middle component 8, translated as MIRPTKHSHPDRTVVGVSLVLLRRLKTQRFEEYDALRKHVNKVVAGSDVLVLPALNLLFLLGLIEYRPKNDSIEYLGSNETL; from the coding sequence ATGATTCGACCGACTAAACATTCGCACCCAGATCGGACGGTGGTCGGAGTGTCGTTGGTGCTTCTGCGGCGACTGAAGACGCAGCGGTTTGAGGAGTACGATGCTTTGCGGAAACACGTTAACAAGGTCGTTGCTGGAAGCGATGTTCTTGTTCTGCCTGCCCTCAATTTGCTGTTCTTGCTCGGACTTATTGAGTACCGGCCCAAGAACGACTCAATCGAATACCTAGGATCCAATGAAACTCTCTAG